The DNA sequence AGCGATCGCCGCAAAGAACGGTAAATACGATTCTTCAGTGTGCAAAACATCGCCCACGCTTTGCTCCAAGTCTCCTTCAACGATCTCAAGTTCTCGATCAGAAAGTGGCGTAAAACTTTGTCGCGTTTCCAATATGGTTTTTAGAATAGTTAAATTTTTTGTGATGACAAATCCGGGCATGGTATGCGCATGTTCACTTGCAACTGCTCGTAGATCATCAAAAGTGGAAGCACGCCTAACATCCTTTAAGGCTTGCATAAGCTGCCGACGACGAGCCGCGCCAAGAATTAATTTATAGATAAAAAGCGCCCATGAAATAATAGAAAGAGCGAGCAGCGTAAGCAAAATAATTTTTGTCATCGCATCTGATTGAGTAATCAGCTGAATAACCGGATTCGAGTATACCCCAACCATGAAATTCCCTTCAGTAATACTTTTTTTATACCTCCACGTACGGTTATTCTACAGTTTTTTAATAGTTTTGGACAAGATTTATATGAACTAGTCAAAAATCGATCAAATTTTGACAATTTGTAATTATATGGCAATCTATAAATTAATGGAGGCTTATATGATTACCAATAAACGAATTATTACGGGAATTCTTGCAGTTCTGCTTGGGTGCATGCCTGCAGCAGAAGCAAATATATTTTCTGATAGCTATGCGTCTTTTAAAAACTATCTCTTCAGCAAAGAAACATTAAAAATTGCTGGGACCCTTACCATTGGAATTATCATTGGGGCTTTAATCACCAAATTGAAATGGAAGACTCCTCAATCGATGCCACAAAACAATCCTCAACCTGCGCAACAACCCCCGATTAAAAAAGCAGATACAGCTGCTCAACCAAATCCCGGCAAGCAGGAACAACGTTTACCTGCTCAAAATGACGGTAAACAAGAAATCGTTTTTCCGATATCTTCAAACTCAAAAATCGAACCAATTGAAATTAAAAAAATAGAATCGCTCGTACAATCTTCTACTAGCGGTGACTGTGCATTTTATGCCTTGCATAATGCGCAATCTGTTTTTGATAATTTTGAAAAGGGTAAAGACATTGAGACCACAGATAACTATCTAAATCAAGAGCTATTCAAACTCAATCTAATCGCGTGGAAAGAAGAAACGGGCAATTATCGAGAAGCTATCGCATTAAAAAATGAACTACAGCAATTGCTGTTTAAGAATGTTCAGTGCCCACGAAGCCGTAAGCACACAAAAAATGATAAGCCTTCTGAACTTTGCTTATGCATGAAATACATAGGCGCTTTCGATAATTTTGGAAGAGGCATCGCAGAAATTGAAACAGAAAACAAGAAAACTTTTGTTCTCGATAAATCATTCATTCTAGATATTTTAAGACAACAATTACGTATCAAAGAATTAATTGAAAATTTCAATACCTATTTTCCCGGTGAATTTGAATTAAAAGTAACACCTCAA is a window from the Candidatus Babeliales bacterium genome containing:
- a CDS encoding MotA/TolQ/ExbB proton channel family protein is translated as MVGVYSNPVIQLITQSDAMTKIILLTLLALSIISWALFIYKLILGAARRRQLMQALKDVRRASTFDDLRAVASEHAHTMPGFVITKNLTILKTILETRQSFTPLSDRELEIVEGDLEQSVGDVLHTEESYLPFFAAIAAVSPLLGLFGTVWGLIHSFVRISEKQTADIPTIAPGIAEALITTLAGLMVAIPALMMFHYLSTRVRTLEYYLYNLTDRLVFSVNTLFLK